A single genomic interval of Xyrauchen texanus isolate HMW12.3.18 chromosome 8, RBS_HiC_50CHRs, whole genome shotgun sequence harbors:
- the arl16 gene encoding ADP-ribosylation factor-like protein 16 — protein MYKPLILKQQLIEIMCLLLGATGVGKTLLLKRLQKMCQVDSADLGEAPVTLPTVGTNLTDLTFRRKRITVRELGGCMGPIWPKYYLDCTSVIFMVDCANISQISSSCIQMLSVLSAEPLQAAAVLVLFNKRDLPCTMSLVELKSLFRMDDIIRSAPQAITALEISARSGQGLQDVLNWLFSNRSDT, from the exons ATGTATAAGCCTCTCATCTTAAAACAGCAACTGATAGAGATCATGTGCTTATTGCTCGGCGCAACAGGAGTAGGAAAAACACTTTTACTGAAGCGACTTCAGA AGATGTGTCAGGTCGACTCTGCAGATTTGGGTGAAGCGCCCGTTACGCTGCCAACG GTCGGCACCAACCTCACAGACCTCACATTTCGGAGGAAGAGGATAACTGTGCGAGAGTTGGGAGGCTGTATGGGGCCCATTTGGCCCAAATACTACTTGGATTGCACATCTGTTATT TTTATGGTGGATTGTGCAAACATCTCCCAGATTTCCTCCTCGTGCATTCAGATGCTGTCTGTACTCTCAGCTGAGCCACTTCAAGCTGCTGCTGTACTTGTACTTTTCAACAAAAG GGATCTGCCATGCACCATGTCTCTTGTGGAGTTGAAATCGTTGTTCAGAATGGATGACATCATTAGATCTGCGCCTCAAGCTATCACAGCATTAGAGATCAGTGCACGTTCTGGCCAGGGTCTACAGGATGTGCTCAACTGGCTCTTTTCAAACCGGTCAGACACATGA